In Stomatohabitans albus, one genomic interval encodes:
- a CDS encoding flagellar motor protein MotB — MAKRHECPPPPKRTDAWMGTYGDMVTLLMAFFVMLFAMSSTDVTKFQALLSGLAMPFGNTAYFDGTTGSANGEPQIIERLGDNGKSEESHDSDKDQSNQQNSNDVMDGQNSILENGQTPAEQLMQVERELQSDVAGKLQELNLDGLSADIRDDARGLVIDLDTDNVLFQTGSSTLTKAGEELIASIAPELIETPNTIVIEGHTDNQPFSGGSYDNWNLAADRSVSVLKALVKNGLPPERVSATSYGESRPKVPNDSPEGQRANRRVEVLLVSLDQTTGPQEPKASPAPPKDIRPQIAPSSGR; from the coding sequence ATGGCTAAACGGCACGAATGTCCTCCTCCACCCAAACGCACCGACGCATGGATGGGCACCTACGGTGACATGGTCACGCTCCTCATGGCCTTCTTCGTCATGCTCTTTGCCATGTCCTCAACTGATGTGACCAAGTTTCAGGCCCTCCTCAGCGGTTTGGCCATGCCTTTTGGGAACACTGCCTACTTTGATGGCACCACCGGCTCAGCAAACGGTGAACCGCAGATCATCGAACGGCTCGGCGATAACGGCAAGTCCGAAGAAAGCCATGACTCAGACAAAGACCAGTCCAACCAACAAAACTCCAACGATGTGATGGACGGCCAAAACAGCATTCTCGAAAACGGCCAAACTCCGGCCGAACAGCTTATGCAAGTCGAACGCGAACTCCAGTCCGACGTTGCTGGCAAACTCCAAGAGTTAAACCTAGACGGATTGAGTGCAGATATTCGTGATGACGCTCGTGGCCTTGTCATCGACTTAGACACCGACAACGTGCTCTTCCAAACAGGTTCCTCAACGCTTACCAAAGCCGGCGAGGAGTTGATCGCGTCTATCGCCCCAGAACTCATTGAAACCCCAAACACGATTGTCATTGAAGGACACACTGATAATCAGCCCTTCTCAGGTGGGAGCTACGACAACTGGAATCTCGCGGCTGACCGCTCCGTGTCGGTGTTAAAAGCCCTCGTGAAGAATGGGTTACCCCCTGAACGGGTGAGTGCCACGTCCTATGGTGAAAGCCGCCCCAAGGTACCCAACGACTCCCCCGAAGGCCAGCGCGCTAACCGCCGCGTTGAAGTACTCCTTGTGAGCCTAGACCAAACCACCGGCCCCCAAGAGCCAAAGGCCAGCCCAGCCCCACCTAAGGACATTCGCCCACAAATCGCGCCGAGTTCTGGCCGATAG
- a CDS encoding motility protein A has translation MDLALLGGMLIAVFSIIANVLWDGNSFAVLWGASSMFIVVLGSLGCAVASSSLDTNKAIGKAFKEGIQPPDFNIDGMVTVIGQLADIARREGVLALESKIATLEDKFLAQGAQMIIDGMDSERVEETMYIRMETAKARRKNLVSWFEAWSGFLPSFGMIGTVVGLVNMLQNLSDPSQLGAGMAVALLTTLYGVLLANIIANPYAAKLTAIMEDEQTAMKITLDGVLSIQAGMSPQMLVERLESYLDPAQQIGYSDRMAEAAPLVA, from the coding sequence ATGGATTTAGCACTGTTGGGCGGAATGCTGATTGCAGTGTTCTCAATTATTGCAAACGTGCTGTGGGATGGAAATAGCTTTGCGGTGCTTTGGGGCGCTTCCTCAATGTTCATCGTGGTGCTTGGTTCACTTGGTTGTGCCGTTGCATCCTCATCGTTGGATACGAACAAGGCAATTGGAAAAGCCTTCAAAGAAGGTATTCAACCACCAGACTTCAATATTGATGGGATGGTTACCGTCATCGGTCAGCTTGCTGATATTGCCCGCCGTGAAGGTGTACTCGCCTTAGAAAGCAAAATCGCCACCCTCGAAGACAAGTTCTTAGCCCAGGGTGCGCAGATGATCATCGACGGCATGGACTCTGAACGCGTCGAAGAAACGATGTATATCCGCATGGAAACGGCCAAAGCTCGCCGTAAGAACCTCGTCTCCTGGTTCGAAGCATGGAGTGGGTTCCTCCCCTCATTCGGGATGATCGGCACCGTAGTGGGGTTGGTCAACATGCTCCAGAACCTCAGCGACCCCTCACAGCTCGGAGCAGGTATGGCCGTGGCCCTATTGACCACCCTGTATGGCGTGCTGTTGGCCAACATCATCGCCAACCCCTACGCCGCCAAGCTGACCGCCATCATGGAAGATGAACAGACGGCGATGAAAATTACCCTTGATGGGGTATTGAGTATCCAGGCAGGTATGAGTCCCCAGATGCTCGTTGAACGACTTGAAAGCTACCTCGACCCGGCACAGCAAATCGGTTACAGCGACCGCATGGCCGAAGCCGCCCCACTCGTAGCCTAG